The following are encoded together in the Proteiniphilum saccharofermentans genome:
- a CDS encoding RagB/SusD family nutrient uptake outer membrane protein produces MKKYILILISCILLGMTGTSCTTDFLDVESPDKVFVDEYYNSDERIFEALVAAYDPLKWFDYAWGQYTHIGLVSDVMADDVYVGGADENDCIYLHRMFNYNALPTSVVSDLWTTFYSGVNRSNVVVENIENVTDISNENKALYTAEAKVLRSFYYTWLWKLWGNIPYYEQNLTFPYIHEQSTADDVYNGIITSLEDAIDNGGLPMRTTAQWYGRVSKAMAYMLYTEVVMYQQDESRYSKALSYMEEIIASGSYDLVDDFALIWEEAGEWNTESIFEINYVSTAGKRAWDNATGAGGSVYPKFIGINNLGSSPDYEGGWGFEPVRVETYEMYDEADERRDGGILNFADYTVSTGATYTGRYQDTGYFLRKYLPRVGGNAGHAADADMNYNNNFRVYRYAETLLYASELLARGVSGKGTAQNYLNEVRDRAGLGSIPATVDNIIQERRLEFVGEGKRYWDLVRTGKATTVLVPDGQYRTNSWTPNKKYLPIPQNEIDAAQGTLTQNNY; encoded by the coding sequence ATGAAAAAATATATTTTAATTTTAATAAGTTGCATACTGTTGGGTATGACGGGAACGTCCTGCACAACTGATTTTCTGGATGTAGAATCGCCCGACAAGGTTTTTGTTGACGAATATTATAATTCGGATGAAAGGATCTTTGAAGCACTCGTTGCCGCATACGACCCATTAAAATGGTTTGACTATGCATGGGGGCAATATACGCATATAGGTTTGGTCTCAGATGTGATGGCTGATGACGTTTACGTCGGGGGAGCCGATGAAAATGATTGTATTTATTTGCACCGTATGTTTAACTACAACGCTTTGCCCACCTCTGTGGTAAGTGATCTTTGGACAACATTCTATTCCGGTGTAAACCGTTCGAATGTTGTAGTGGAAAACATTGAAAATGTAACTGATATTTCTAACGAGAATAAGGCTCTTTATACAGCCGAGGCAAAAGTATTGCGTTCGTTCTATTATACGTGGTTGTGGAAATTGTGGGGCAATATTCCCTATTATGAACAGAATCTCACGTTCCCTTATATACATGAGCAAAGCACTGCCGATGATGTGTACAATGGTATAATAACATCATTGGAAGACGCGATCGATAACGGGGGATTACCTATGCGTACAACGGCCCAATGGTATGGACGCGTATCGAAAGCCATGGCATATATGCTCTATACTGAAGTGGTAATGTACCAGCAGGACGAAAGCAGATACTCCAAAGCTCTCAGCTATATGGAAGAGATCATCGCTTCCGGCAGCTACGACCTGGTAGACGATTTTGCTTTAATCTGGGAAGAAGCGGGAGAATGGAATACCGAGTCGATTTTCGAGATCAATTATGTTTCTACTGCCGGTAAACGCGCCTGGGACAATGCTACTGGCGCCGGTGGTTCAGTTTATCCGAAATTTATAGGCATAAACAATCTGGGCAGCAGTCCGGATTATGAAGGCGGATGGGGATTTGAACCGGTTCGCGTGGAAACTTACGAAATGTATGACGAAGCCGATGAACGTCGCGATGGGGGTATCCTTAATTTTGCCGACTATACCGTTTCCACTGGTGCTACTTACACAGGACGTTATCAGGATACCGGATATTTTTTAAGGAAGTACCTGCCCCGCGTGGGTGGTAATGCAGGACATGCTGCTGATGCCGATATGAACTACAATAACAATTTCCGCGTTTACAGATATGCGGAAACATTATTGTACGCATCCGAACTCTTAGCCCGCGGTGTTTCAGGTAAAGGAACGGCACAGAACTATTTAAACGAAGTCCGCGACAGGGCGGGATTGGGAAGCATTCCTGCCACAGTGGACAATATCATTCAGGAGCGACGGTTGGAATTTGTGGGCGAAGGAAAACGTTACTGGGATTTGGTACGTACCGGTAAAGCGACTACCGTGCTTGTTCCGGATGGCCAGTACCGTACAAACTCATGGACACCCAATAAAAAATACCTGCCCATTCCTCAAAATGAGATTGATGCGGCGCAAGGTACGTTAACTCAGAATAACTATTAA
- a CDS encoding TonB-dependent receptor: MGKIPMKRRWMILMSLFVLSTVISSAQKVNLNFSQTNLRTVLESITQQTDYTLAFSKEVVDLNDAVTIRVTDTDLTQVLDQLFTPRNIGYELRDNKIYIFDKSTAATSETTQAPQQEIRLSGRVTDENDDPVIGANISVPETTIGTVTDIDGNYALSVPRGATLRVSYIGYLEQQFTITNQTVLNVQLQEDTEVLDELVVIGYGVQRKSVVTAAISRVTADDLAFTAPVRVDNALKGLTAGVTVTSASGQPGDAAKVRVRGIGTINNSNPVYIVDGMPIDGGIDYLNPSDIESIEVLKDAASGAIYGTRAANGVILVTTKKGKEGKVSFTYDFSYGMQSPWKERDVLNATEYAILMNEGRINGGNSPFYADPYSFGEGTNWQKEVFNYNAPLVQHQFSASGTTQRLNYYLSAGYYSQEGIVGGNFDRSNYKRLALRSNNTYVLMDAKNERNWLSNVTFGANLAYSRIQSQGITTNSEYGSPLGSALAFSPILGIYEEDEDAVFERYANVTNFSPVRDKNNGRIYTIAGSDYNEIVNPLAALTLPGEKGNADKFIANFWGELTIWDNLKFRSSFGTDLAFWGTDGWTPVYYLGQSNKAEKSSVWSEMNRSLVWQLENTLSYDKAIGLHNVTVLLGQSAKKTNGRQLGGSNYYMVEENPNKANINFTTGTAANGDMSVYGGATNPHALASYFARLSYNYAERYMFQATIRRDGSSRFGTNNPWATFPSFSLGWNIMNEEFAQNRPDWLNSTKLRFSWGKNGNENLDDFRYVALTQTGNNYFFGTGDAIRLLNGTKPNGLANRDLRWEQSIQTNIGIDFGLLGNALTFSGDYYKKITDGMLMVMPIPSYVGESKPWGNVGEMENSGFEFETSYRFKVSDFNFRIGGNATYLKNKLIKLGNETGFENYDNYQNVGTVSRAENGQPFPFFYGYKTNGIFQNLDEINSYTHTDADGNVSLIQPKAVPGDVRFVDINGDGKIDDNDKTKIGKGMPDWTFGLNFSVAWKNFDFNMMWQGTQGNDIFDATRRTDIAYINLPSYMLDRWTGEGTSNRIPRFTFTDDNNNWLSSDLYVKDGSYWRLKNIQLGYTLPRGMTKNLLISSLRLFVAAENLLTLTKYEGFDPEISAGGTQIGIDRGIYPQARTYTFGLNLNF, translated from the coding sequence ATGGGAAAAATTCCAATGAAAAGGCGATGGATGATTCTGATGTCGCTCTTTGTGCTGAGTACCGTAATCAGTTCGGCACAAAAAGTGAACCTGAATTTCAGCCAAACAAATCTGAGAACTGTACTGGAAAGTATCACCCAACAGACAGACTACACCCTGGCGTTTAGCAAGGAAGTGGTGGATCTGAATGATGCAGTAACTATCAGAGTGACCGATACCGATCTTACGCAGGTGTTGGACCAGTTGTTTACACCCCGTAATATCGGTTACGAGCTGAGAGACAACAAAATTTATATTTTTGATAAGTCGACGGCCGCAACAAGTGAAACAACGCAGGCTCCGCAACAGGAAATACGTCTGAGCGGGCGGGTGACTGATGAAAATGATGATCCGGTTATTGGGGCTAATATCTCCGTTCCGGAAACTACGATTGGTACCGTAACTGATATAGATGGGAATTATGCGTTATCCGTACCGAGAGGAGCTACGCTTCGCGTATCTTATATCGGCTATCTGGAGCAACAATTTACGATTACTAATCAGACCGTGCTTAACGTACAATTGCAGGAAGATACCGAAGTGCTCGATGAACTGGTGGTAATCGGGTATGGTGTACAGCGCAAAAGTGTGGTGACAGCCGCTATTAGTCGTGTGACGGCCGATGATCTCGCCTTTACGGCTCCCGTCAGGGTGGATAATGCGTTGAAAGGGCTTACAGCAGGTGTTACCGTTACTTCCGCTTCCGGTCAGCCCGGTGACGCAGCAAAGGTGCGTGTGCGTGGTATCGGAACCATTAACAATTCCAATCCTGTTTATATTGTGGACGGCATGCCGATTGACGGAGGTATTGATTACCTTAACCCGAGCGATATTGAATCCATAGAAGTATTGAAAGATGCCGCTTCGGGAGCTATTTACGGTACGCGCGCCGCGAATGGTGTTATTCTCGTTACTACGAAAAAGGGAAAAGAGGGAAAAGTGAGTTTTACGTATGATTTCTCATATGGTATGCAAAGTCCATGGAAAGAACGGGACGTGCTGAATGCCACCGAATACGCGATATTGATGAACGAAGGCAGGATAAACGGGGGAAATTCACCCTTTTATGCCGATCCTTATTCCTTCGGGGAAGGTACAAACTGGCAAAAGGAAGTTTTCAATTATAATGCACCGTTAGTCCAGCATCAGTTCAGCGCGAGCGGTACCACGCAACGGCTCAACTATTACCTGTCAGCAGGTTATTATTCGCAGGAAGGTATTGTCGGTGGAAATTTCGACCGCTCCAATTACAAACGCCTTGCATTGCGTTCCAACAATACGTATGTGCTCATGGATGCCAAGAATGAACGTAACTGGTTAAGTAATGTCACCTTTGGCGCCAATCTGGCCTATTCGCGCATCCAGTCGCAAGGTATTACCACTAATTCGGAGTATGGTTCACCTTTGGGCAGTGCACTTGCTTTCTCGCCTATCCTCGGAATTTATGAAGAAGACGAGGATGCCGTATTCGAAAGATATGCCAACGTAACGAATTTTAGTCCCGTACGCGATAAAAATAACGGACGTATCTATACCATTGCCGGCTCAGACTATAATGAAATTGTCAATCCGTTGGCCGCGCTGACTTTACCGGGCGAGAAAGGAAATGCCGACAAGTTTATTGCCAATTTCTGGGGCGAACTGACTATTTGGGATAATCTGAAATTTCGGTCGTCGTTTGGAACGGATCTGGCTTTCTGGGGCACTGACGGTTGGACTCCCGTGTATTACCTGGGACAATCCAATAAGGCTGAGAAATCATCCGTATGGTCGGAGATGAACCGTTCTTTAGTATGGCAGTTAGAGAACACATTATCATACGATAAAGCCATCGGACTACATAACGTAACCGTACTGTTGGGACAATCGGCGAAGAAAACCAACGGACGCCAGTTGGGTGGCAGCAATTACTATATGGTGGAAGAAAATCCCAACAAGGCGAATATTAACTTTACGACCGGTACCGCTGCTAACGGCGACATGTCGGTTTACGGAGGCGCTACTAATCCTCATGCCCTGGCTTCTTATTTCGCACGGTTAAGCTACAACTATGCCGAGCGTTACATGTTTCAGGCAACTATTCGCCGCGACGGTTCTTCCAGGTTCGGGACCAACAATCCCTGGGCCACCTTTCCCTCCTTCTCGCTGGGATGGAATATTATGAACGAAGAATTTGCACAAAACCGTCCCGATTGGCTGAACAGCACAAAACTCCGGTTTTCATGGGGTAAAAACGGTAACGAAAATCTCGATGATTTCCGCTACGTAGCGCTTACCCAAACCGGAAATAATTATTTCTTCGGGACAGGTGATGCCATAAGACTGCTCAACGGTACCAAACCAAACGGACTGGCAAACAGAGACCTGCGTTGGGAACAATCCATACAGACCAATATCGGTATTGACTTCGGATTGCTTGGAAATGCATTAACATTCAGTGGTGATTATTACAAGAAAATTACGGACGGTATGCTAATGGTAATGCCCATCCCTTCTTATGTGGGTGAATCCAAACCCTGGGGTAACGTCGGAGAAATGGAAAACTCCGGTTTTGAATTCGAAACAAGCTATAGATTCAAGGTATCCGACTTTAACTTCCGTATCGGGGGGAATGCTACCTACCTGAAAAATAAACTCATTAAATTGGGTAATGAAACCGGATTCGAGAATTACGACAATTACCAGAATGTGGGAACTGTATCGAGAGCCGAAAATGGCCAACCGTTCCCTTTCTTCTACGGGTATAAAACCAACGGTATTTTCCAGAACCTGGATGAAATCAACAGTTATACCCATACCGATGCCGATGGAAATGTGTCTTTGATACAGCCTAAAGCGGTGCCGGGGGATGTACGTTTCGTCGATATAAACGGAGATGGTAAAATTGATGATAACGACAAGACCAAAATCGGTAAAGGTATGCCCGACTGGACATTTGGCTTGAATTTTTCTGTTGCATGGAAAAATTTTGATTTCAACATGATGTGGCAGGGTACACAAGGGAACGATATTTTTGATGCGACGCGCCGTACGGATATCGCTTATATCAACCTGCCTTCGTATATGTTGGATCGTTGGACCGGCGAAGGGACTTCCAACCGTATTCCGCGATTCACCTTTACCGATGATAATAACAACTGGCTGTCGTCCGATTTGTACGTGAAAGACGGTTCGTATTGGCGGTTGAAGAACATACAGTTGGGATATACGCTCCCCAGAGGGATGACGAAAAATCTTCTGATTTCAAGCTTGCGCCTTTTTGTAGCAGCTGAAAACCTGCTGACTCTCACAAAATATGAAGGGTTTGATCCCGAAATCTCCGCCGGAGGCACACAGATCGGTATTGACCGGGGTATATATCCTCAGGCGAGAACGTATACATTCGGGTTAAATTTAAATTTTTAA
- a CDS encoding RNA polymerase sigma-70 factor — protein sequence MAESAVLENLFRRIAFQDDQEAFKELFFDFYPALCVFAQRYISSPEACEDIVQDTFFHLWKNRKKIEITSSFKNLLITSVKNNCTDYLRKQSVRQYYAEKQAVSATTDTPEVIYTIGELEQMLHTALKQLPENVRRAFELSRFENMTYNQIAEEMSVSPKTIEAYISKALSVLRAELKDYLPLVLLTCSIT from the coding sequence ATGGCAGAGAGTGCAGTATTGGAGAACCTGTTCAGGAGAATTGCCTTTCAAGACGATCAGGAAGCGTTTAAAGAGTTGTTTTTCGACTTCTATCCTGCCCTCTGTGTCTTTGCACAACGTTACATCTCTTCGCCGGAAGCGTGTGAAGATATTGTTCAGGATACTTTCTTTCATTTATGGAAAAACCGGAAAAAGATCGAAATCACCTCCTCTTTTAAGAATTTGCTCATCACCAGTGTAAAGAATAATTGTACGGATTATCTCCGTAAACAGTCTGTGCGACAGTATTATGCGGAGAAGCAGGCCGTTTCCGCCACCACCGATACCCCCGAAGTGATTTATACCATTGGAGAACTGGAACAAATGCTTCATACTGCCTTGAAGCAGCTACCCGAAAACGTGAGGAGAGCCTTTGAACTGAGCCGGTTTGAGAATATGACTTACAATCAGATAGCGGAGGAAATGTCCGTCTCTCCCAAAACAATAGAGGCTTATATCAGCAAGGCGCTAAGCGTATTAAGAG
- a CDS encoding family 16 glycosylhydrolase, translating into MKLFFLSVLALAIVCCSSKDNEIEASGSVTCSPTQIYAGYSKETSTIDVTADREWAAYSNEDWITCSPTGSVNTTGTITVTIAANTSTSAREGAVVVKAGTQRVSIPVEQEGKPVPNVEAPEGYTLVWNDEFDEGDRPNASEWWYETGGGGWGNGELQHYVSGDKDGEQLAVVKNGILTITAKKIDGTVYSIRMNTDKSWIYGYFEARLKLPVGRGTWPAFWMMPKNFTAWPDDGEIDIMEYVGYDPNVVHSTVHTKAYNHTNQTQKGASRTIQNASTEFHVYATEWTPDYIKGFVDGVEYFHFPNDKAGNKDTWPFFNPFYLKLNLAWGGSWGGAQGVDESALPASYEIDYVRVYQKK; encoded by the coding sequence ATGAAGCTGTTTTTTTTGTCGGTACTTGCGCTTGCTATAGTGTGCTGCAGTAGTAAAGACAACGAAATTGAAGCAAGCGGGAGCGTTACTTGTTCTCCCACCCAAATTTATGCAGGTTATAGTAAGGAGACTTCGACTATTGATGTTACGGCTGACCGCGAGTGGGCCGCCTATAGTAACGAAGATTGGATTACCTGCAGTCCTACGGGTTCCGTCAATACTACCGGGACGATAACGGTAACCATTGCTGCCAACACGAGTACTTCAGCGCGTGAAGGTGCGGTTGTCGTTAAAGCGGGAACCCAACGGGTCAGTATTCCGGTAGAACAGGAAGGCAAACCAGTGCCCAATGTCGAGGCTCCGGAAGGTTATACCCTGGTGTGGAACGATGAGTTTGACGAAGGCGATCGCCCCAATGCCTCCGAATGGTGGTACGAAACCGGTGGCGGAGGCTGGGGAAATGGAGAACTGCAGCACTATGTCAGCGGTGATAAAGATGGAGAGCAATTGGCTGTCGTAAAAAACGGTATTCTCACTATCACTGCAAAAAAAATAGACGGAACGGTTTATTCCATCCGTATGAATACGGATAAAAGCTGGATATACGGCTATTTTGAGGCACGCCTGAAATTACCGGTTGGGAGAGGTACTTGGCCCGCCTTCTGGATGATGCCGAAAAATTTTACCGCTTGGCCCGATGACGGTGAGATCGATATTATGGAATATGTGGGTTATGATCCCAATGTCGTGCATTCTACCGTACATACCAAAGCATACAATCATACGAATCAAACACAGAAAGGTGCATCCAGAACCATACAGAATGCTTCAACCGAATTCCATGTCTATGCTACTGAATGGACTCCCGATTATATCAAAGGGTTTGTCGATGGAGTTGAATATTTCCATTTTCCCAATGATAAGGCAGGGAACAAGGATACGTGGCCTTTTTTCAATCCATTCTATCTGAAGCTTAATCTGGCCTGGGGCGGATCCTGGGGGGGCGCCCAAGGGGTAGATGAATCGGCATTGCCTGCCTCCTATGAAATTGATTACGTAAGAGTATATCAGAAAAAGTGA
- a CDS encoding glycoside hydrolase family 3 N-terminal domain-containing protein, giving the protein MKKISFFILTVLLLGACNGGNKKASGLGLDAGIEKRIDSVMAQMTLEEKVGQMAQFTVDVIGKGGNLYFSDEPFEIDPAMLDTVIGKYKVGSILNTANNRARTTEVWEKTVRTIQERALAETGIPVLYGIDAIHGTTYTAGATFFPQGVGMAATFNTHLMKEGSRITAYETRASNIPWTFAPTMDLGRDARWSRQWESYGEDAYLNARMGVASTLGFQGNDRNNVGSHHIAACVKHYMGYGVPVSGKDRTPALISESELREKYFEPFRASIVEGGALSLMVNSGIINGVSTHADYRLLTEWVKEELAFDGVIVTDWADVQNLLSRDRIATDYKEAVKTAINAGIDLVMEPYNLAFCPTLVELIEEGEIPMERIDDAVRRVLRMKFRLGLFEHPYWSRSEYPDFGSSESEAVAKAAADESITLLKNENNILPLPSNVRILVTGPNAHSMRTLNGGWSYSWQGEKTEEFAQEYNTIYEALQNKFGAANVRYEPGVTYKMDGQYYEENSPEIGKAVAAAAGVDYIVLCVGENSYCETPGNLDELALSENQTALALALQKTGKPVILVLNEGRPRLIRKIEPDSKAVLQLYLPGNFGGDALADILTGDVNPSGKLPYTYPRFEHGLITYDHKPSQNIDGKMEGAYDYGAQTSVQYPFGFGLSYTTFEYTNLSVDKKDFVSGDLLTVTVDVKNSGALAGKEAVLLFSSDMVASLSPDVRRLRAFEKITLEPGETKTVTLQLAADDLAFVNEKGEWTLEAGEFKLQAGDQIAMIRCTETRGWDRPNK; this is encoded by the coding sequence ATGAAAAAAATCAGTTTTTTTATCCTAACGGTACTTCTGCTGGGTGCCTGTAACGGGGGAAATAAAAAAGCATCCGGCTTGGGTTTGGATGCCGGTATCGAAAAACGGATCGACAGTGTCATGGCGCAGATGACCCTCGAGGAGAAAGTAGGCCAGATGGCACAATTCACTGTCGATGTGATCGGAAAAGGAGGAAATCTCTATTTCAGTGATGAGCCTTTCGAAATCGATCCTGCTATGCTGGATACGGTGATTGGTAAATACAAGGTGGGTTCCATCCTGAATACCGCCAACAACCGGGCACGTACCACAGAGGTGTGGGAGAAAACGGTCCGTACCATACAGGAGAGAGCGTTGGCTGAGACAGGTATACCGGTGCTCTATGGCATTGATGCTATTCACGGGACTACTTATACCGCCGGTGCTACCTTCTTCCCGCAAGGTGTTGGGATGGCTGCCACCTTTAACACCCATCTAATGAAAGAGGGTTCCCGTATTACGGCTTATGAGACCCGCGCCAGCAATATTCCCTGGACTTTCGCTCCTACTATGGACCTGGGAAGAGACGCCCGCTGGTCGCGTCAATGGGAGAGCTACGGTGAAGACGCCTATCTCAATGCCCGGATGGGAGTGGCCTCCACACTCGGGTTTCAGGGTAATGACCGCAACAATGTAGGGAGCCACCATATTGCCGCCTGTGTAAAGCATTATATGGGTTATGGAGTACCTGTCTCGGGTAAAGACCGTACACCGGCTCTTATCTCAGAAAGTGAATTGCGTGAGAAATATTTTGAACCCTTTCGGGCCTCTATAGTAGAAGGCGGGGCACTTTCGCTGATGGTTAATTCGGGTATCATCAATGGCGTGTCCACCCATGCCGATTATCGGCTACTGACTGAATGGGTGAAAGAAGAGCTCGCGTTTGACGGGGTAATCGTGACCGACTGGGCCGATGTACAGAATCTGCTCTCGCGGGACAGGATCGCCACAGATTATAAAGAGGCAGTGAAAACGGCCATCAATGCCGGTATTGACCTGGTGATGGAGCCGTATAATCTTGCCTTTTGTCCTACTTTAGTAGAACTGATAGAAGAAGGTGAGATACCCATGGAGCGGATTGACGATGCAGTACGTAGGGTATTGCGGATGAAATTTCGTCTGGGGCTCTTTGAGCATCCTTACTGGTCACGTTCTGAATATCCCGACTTTGGGAGCAGTGAGAGTGAAGCGGTAGCAAAAGCGGCCGCTGATGAGTCGATCACCCTGTTGAAAAATGAAAACAACATCCTGCCGTTACCGTCCAATGTCCGTATTTTAGTGACAGGCCCTAATGCGCACTCTATGCGTACCCTCAACGGTGGATGGAGTTATTCATGGCAGGGAGAAAAAACCGAAGAGTTTGCTCAAGAATACAACACTATCTACGAAGCCTTGCAAAATAAATTCGGCGCTGCGAACGTGAGATATGAGCCGGGAGTTACCTATAAGATGGATGGCCAGTATTACGAAGAAAATTCGCCTGAGATTGGAAAAGCGGTAGCTGCCGCGGCAGGGGTCGATTATATTGTGTTGTGTGTAGGAGAGAACTCCTATTGTGAAACACCGGGTAACCTGGATGAATTGGCGCTGTCAGAGAATCAGACAGCCCTTGCATTGGCGCTCCAAAAGACAGGAAAACCGGTCATACTGGTATTAAATGAAGGACGCCCACGACTGATCCGTAAGATTGAACCGGATTCCAAAGCGGTACTTCAGCTTTATCTCCCGGGTAATTTCGGGGGAGATGCACTGGCCGATATTCTTACGGGAGATGTCAATCCAAGTGGAAAACTGCCTTATACCTACCCGAGATTCGAGCATGGGTTGATCACCTACGATCATAAGCCAAGCCAGAATATAGACGGTAAAATGGAAGGCGCTTACGATTACGGAGCGCAGACGTCGGTACAGTATCCGTTCGGATTCGGACTGAGTTATACTACATTTGAGTATACCAATTTATCAGTGGACAAGAAAGATTTCGTGTCGGGTGATCTGCTGACGGTGACCGTGGATGTAAAGAACAGTGGAGCGTTGGCAGGAAAAGAGGCAGTACTGCTCTTCAGCAGCGATATGGTAGCCTCCCTTTCGCCCGATGTACGCCGTCTGCGTGCATTTGAAAAGATAACACTCGAACCGGGTGAGACCAAAACCGTTACACTGCAACTGGCAGCCGACGACCTTGCCTTTGTAAATGAAAAAGGAGAGTGGACGCTGGAAGCAGGCGAGTTCAAACTACAGGCGGGCGACCAGATTGCCATGATCCGGTGCACGGAAACCCGGGGTTGGGATAGGCCGAATAAGTAA